A window of Panicum virgatum strain AP13 chromosome 8K, P.virgatum_v5, whole genome shotgun sequence contains these coding sequences:
- the LOC120644797 gene encoding uncharacterized protein LOC120644797 translates to MAASPRVCRCSFSNLAARRGRGAPGLLLAAAGGQRRAPSVLKVGSRSCEITEALGLRGRRQHGRGDERHGRSRFRVLLRHARLDSQSDAPLSLPTQICAPLLNLVGSRARPLRWVEVSGLFDWLHFFLLIWCSARPMPASGMLNRGTASKETGEGRMSLQGTSS, encoded by the exons ATGGCCGCATCACCCCGCGTCTGCCGCTGCTCCTTCTCCAATCTAGCGGCGAGAAGGGGTCGAGGGGCTCCAGGCCTGCTgcttgcggcggcgggaggTCAACGGCGGGCGCCGAGCGTACTCAAGGTAGGCAGCCGCAGCTGTGAAATCACGGAGGCGCTCGGCCTCCGCGGACGCCGACAACACGGACGCGGCGACGAACGACATGGCAGATCCAGGTTCAG GGTTCTACTCCGGCACGCACGGCTCGACAGCCAAAGTGatgctcctctctccctccccactcAGATCTGCGCCCCTCTCCTCAACCTCGTAGGATCCAGGGCGCGTCCACTGCGATGGGTGGAAGTCTCTGGATTGTTTGATTGGCTTCACTTCTTCCTCTTGATTTGGTGCTCTGCTCGGCCGATGCCAGCCTCGGGGATGCTGAACCGTGGTACAG CAAGCAAGGAGACAGGTGAGGGACGGATGAGCCTTCAAGGAACAAGCAGCTAG
- the LOC120644799 gene encoding hexose carrier protein HEX6-like, translating to MAVGLVDAGAAGNDRQYGGRITLFVALSCVTAALGGAIFGYDLGTSGGVSSMGPFLREFFPDVYRRMHGDVRVSNYCRFDSQLLTLFTSSLYIAGLLTAVLLSSWFTARRGRRPSMIVGGVAFLAGAAVSGGAVNVYMAILGRALLGVGLGFANQAVLLYLSEMAPARYRGAFSNGFQLTLCLGSLAANAINYGADKITGGWGWRLSLGLACVPAAFFTLGAVFLPETPNSLVQQGADRGKVRALLQRIRGTDAVDAELDDIVAAARGGGGGDGLRMILSQPRYRPQLAIAVLMPAFTQLNGINAIGFYAPVLLRTVGMGESLALLSTVITVVIYTASTVVFMFVIDRFGRRTLLIAGSLQMLASELLIGAIMAAELGDEGGVGRGYAAALFVLIGVYVAGYSWSWGPMTWLVPTEVFPLEIRAAGQSVTVASGFVFTIFVAQGFLAMLCRMRAWLFFFFAGWIVVMTGFVYLFLPETKGMPIEQVGKVWREHWFWGRVVGVDESQASDKL from the exons ATGGCCGTCGGTCTCGTCGACGCCGGTGCCGCCGGCAATGATCGGCAGTACGGCGGGAGGATCACCTTGTTCGTCGCGCTCTCCTGCGTCACGGCGGCCTTGGGCGGCGCCATCTTCGGCTACGACCTCGGGACCTCAG GCGGCGTGTCATCCATGGGGCCGTTCCTCAGGGAGTTCTTCCCGGACGTGTACCGGCGGATGCACGGCGACGTGCGCGTCAGCAACTACTGTAGGTTCGACAGCCAGCTGCTGACGCTCTTCACCTCGTCGCTGTACATCGCCGGCCTGCTCACCGCGGTGCTCCTCTCGTCGTGGTTCACGGCCAGGCGCGGGCGCCGGCCGTCCATGATCGTCGGCGGGGTGGCgttcctcgccggcgcggcggtcagcggcggcgccgtgaATGTCTACATGGCCATCCTCGGCAGGGCCCTGCTCGGCGTCGGTCTTGGCTTCGCCAATCAG GCAGTGCTTCTGTACCTGTCTGAAATGGCCCCTGCACGATACCGAGGAGCATTCAGCAACGGCTTCCAGCTGACCCTGTGCCTGGGATCTCTCGCCGCGAACGCCATCAACTACGGCGCCGACAAGATCACCGGCGGCTGGGGCTGGAGGCTGTCGCTGGGCCTGGCCTGCGTCCCCGCCGCGTTCTTCACGCTGGGCGCCGTCTTCCTGCCGGAGACGCCCAACAGCCTCGTGCAGCAGGGCGCGGACCGCGGCAAGGTGCGAGCGCTGCTGCAGAGGATCAGAGGCaccgacgccgtcgacgccgagctcgacgacatcgtggcggcggcgcgcggcggcggcggcggcgacggcctgcGGATGATCCTCTCGCAGCCGAGGTACCGGCCGCAGCTGGCGATCGCCGTGCTGATGCCGGCGTTCACGCAGCTCAACGGGATCAACGCCATCGGGTTCTACGCGCCGGTGCTGCTCCGCACGGTCGGCATGGGCGAGAGCCTGGCCCTGCTCTCCACGGTCATCACGGTGGTCATCTACACGGCGTCGACGGTCGTGTTCATGTTCGTGATCGACCGGTTCGGCCGGCGCACGCTGCTCATCGCCGGCAGCCTCCAGATGCTCGCCTCCGAGCTCCTGATCGGCGCCAtcatggcggcggagctcggcgacgAGGGCGGCGTGGGCCGGGGCTACGCGGCGGCGCTGTTCGTGCTCATCGGCGTGTACGTGGCGGGCTACAGCTGGTCGTGGGGCCCCATGACGTGGCTGGTGCCCACCGAGGTGTTCCCGCTGGAGATCCGGGCGGCGGGGCAGAGCGTGACGGTGGCGTCCGGGTTCGTGTTCACCATCTTCGTCGCGCAAGGGTTCCTCGCCATGCTGTGCCGGATGAGGGcgtggctcttcttcttcttcgccggaTGGATCGTGGTGATGACGGGCTTCGTGTACCTGTTCTTGCCGGAGACGAAGGGGATGCCCATCGAGCAGGTCGGCAAGGTGTGGAGGGAGCACTGGTTCTGGGGGCGGGTTGTGGGTGTGGATGAATCGCAGGCGAGCGACAAgctgtga
- the LOC120645789 gene encoding replication protein A 70 kDa DNA-binding subunit-like, translated as MGINFISDLRPGLCSNTICVRVSRLWEYRGKNDEDQIKHLDMVLIDEKGDSIYAEVPDDILSKFQPILHEGQIISIRRITLDRAKAIYRAVDNPLMIRLNQYTEIAEPKDPAPDFPKYTFSLTPISELNQYIGNQGAFLDVIGKITAVSNAATLETSSGTIKLRRIIHLVDHSENMIELSLFGPRAQEFDGDTVYEVGRKSLVIAIFVGTSMKQYKGSAPFLSGIAACRWYVNENDVTEIRDFYKCLPIQAEPVKKLHLKNHEEIQRQIETKSLLELREINPFDHVGFKFECTAVIIQVAQNQYWCYPACTTCGSRSIFDGGKYHCSKDSCTGTSIEHRYKVCLIASDTTWQL; from the exons ATGGGCATCAACTTTATTTCGGATCTACGGCCAGGTTTATGCTCTAACACTATATGTGTTAGAGTCTCAAGACTATGGGAATATAGAGGAAAGAACGATGAAGATCAGATCAAGCATCTAGATATGGTGCTTATTGATGAAAAG GGTGATTCCATATATGCTGAAGTACCTGATGATATTCTCTCGAAGTTTCAACCTATTCTGCATGAGGGACAAATTATCTCCATAAGAAGAATAACATTAGACAGAGCAAAGGCAATATATAGAGCTGTTGACAATCCCTTGATGATCAGGCTAAATCAGTACACAGAAATTGCAGAACCAAAAGACCCAGCACCTGATTTCCCAAAATATACATTCTCATTGACACCAATATCGGAGTTAAATCAATACATTGGGAACCAAGGCGCATTCCTAG ATGTCATAGGAAAGATCACAGCTGTTTCAAATGCGGCAACATTGGAGACAAGTTCAGGCACTATTAAACTGAGAAGGATAATCCATTTGGTTGATCACAG TGAAAACATGATCGAACTATCATTGTTTGGACCAAGAGCACAGGAATTTGACGGGGACACAGTGTATGAAGTTGGACGAAAGTCTCTTGTTATAGCAATATTTGTTGGAACTTCTATGAAGCAGTACAAGGGGTCAGCTCCTTTCTTAAGTGGAATAGCTGCATGCAGATGGTATGTCAATGAAAATGATGTCACTGAAATAAGAGATTTCTACAAATG TTTACCAATCCAAGCAGAACCAGTTAAAAAACTGCATCTCAAAAACCATGAAGAAATCCAGAGACAAATTGAAACAAAGAGTTTGTTAGAGCTAAGAGAAATCAATCCATTTGATCATGTG GGCTTCAAGTTTGAGTGCACTGCAGTAATAATTCAAGTAGCCCAGAACCAATATTGGTGCTATCCAGCCTGCACAACTTGTGGCTCAAGATCAATTTTTGATGGAGGAAAATATCATTGTTCCAAGGACAGTTGCACAGGAACAAGTATTGAGCATAG GTACAAAGTTTGTCTTATTGCAAGCGATACAACATGGCAGCTCTGA